From Candidatus Zixiibacteriota bacterium:
AGTTTTTTTGTTTAGAAGGATAGAGAAAAGATGATGGCTGGAATCTCTGGGATAATTCTGAAAGGGGATTGAAATCTCTTCGATTCCACTTAAATTTTTAATATAAATTTGTGAAAGAATTCTTCTTTTTTGATTATTCGAAATCAATTTTTTTAACTGTTCTACTCCTAAAGCCGCACCGATTTCGGTCATCCGGTAATTATATCCCAAGTCCACAATATCATAGTCAAAAGCGACTGCCTTGAACCTTTCCCAGGTCGGGCTGGTCATCCCGTGAGACCTTAGAAGTCTGACTTTTTGAGCTAATCTCTGATTATCAGTAACAATCATACCTCCTTCGCCAGTAGCTAAGTTTTTATTGGAGAAAAAACTAAAGCAGCCGGTCTCTCCTAAAGTTCCTGCCATTTTTGAACCAGATTTCGTGCCAATGGAATGGGCTGAATCTTCTATCATAAAAAGACCATATTTTCTTGCCAGTTTGCTTATTTTATCCATATCCGCCAGGAAACCGCCGTAATGCACCACAATTATGCCTCTGGTTTTTGACTTGACTTTTTTCTCAATGTCCTTTACAGAAATATTGAAGTCCTCCAAACTCGTAGAATCGACAAAAACGGGTTTTGCACCACAGTAAAGAACTGCATTGACACTGGCAACAAAAGTAATTGAAGGAACTAAGACCTCGTCTCCTGCTTTAACCTCCAAAGATTTTAAAGCCAAATGCAGAGCTGCAGTCCCGCTGGAAAGAGCAACTGCATATTTCGCTTTTACAAACCGCGCAAATTTGCTCTCAAACTCCTCCACCTTTTCCCCCATAGTGAGCCACCTTCTCTTCAGCACTTTTGTAACTGCGGAGACTTCACTGGAATTATAATCCAGGTCGAACAGGGGAATTTTCCACTTCATCTATTTTGTCAAATGATTTGAAAGTGTTTTTTGGAGCAATAGCTATAAAATCTTTGCTTTTATCTTTTCAAATTCTTCTAATGCTCTTCTGTAATCCTCGTGCCTGCCTATGTCCAGCCAGAAATCAGAGGAGGGATAGACTAAGACCTTCTCTCCTTTTTTGAGGAGAAAGTTCATTAGCTCAGGGAAGTCGAATCTCCTATTATGTGGTATGAAGTCCATAATCTCTGGCTCAAATATGTATATGCCCATGCTCACTTGATAGGGCAACTTTGGTTTTTCATCGTATCTGGTTAGCTCAAGCCGTTTGTTATATTCCAGAACCCCGTAATCGGTTTCGATTTCTCTTTTCTGCACGGCTATAGTTGCTATGGGCTTTCTCGAAAGATGATAAGTGATAAGCTTTTTATAATTAATAGTAGTCAGAAGATCGCCGTTCATAACCAAAAAGGTTTTCTTGAGTCCGGGAATCAAGGTCAAAGGTCCCATTGTGCCCAAGGGTTTTTCCTCCCGGCTATAAGTTATCTTCACTCCAAATTTCCTTCCGTCACCAAAAAAAGACTGAATCAGATTTCCCAGATAACCTACTGCCAGAGTGATATCCTTCAACTGACATTTTTTGAGCTGTTTTATGATAATCTCCAGGATGGGAAAATTGCCGACAGGCATTAACGGCTTGGGCAGGACAATGGTATAAGGATTAAGCCTTCTACCCTCTCCTCCAGCCAGAATTATTACTTTTTCTATCGATTTGGATTTGGACATTTTTAAATATTGTAGATTTCCTTTTTATATCTCCAGGAGTTTTCTTCGATCCATTGGATGGTATTTTCAATCCCCCTCTCCAGTTTAGTCTCTGGTTTCCAGTTGAAGAGCTTTCTTGCTTTGGAAGTATCTGCTATCAACCTTTCGACTTCGCTTTTCTGTGGTCTAACCCTCTTTTTATCCGATTTGGTTTTTAAGTCTTTATTAAATTTTCGCCTTACTAAATCGATCAGTTCGGAAATAGAAACCTCAGTGCCTGTGCCTAAATTAACCACTTCTCCAATGGTC
This genomic window contains:
- a CDS encoding DegT/DnrJ/EryC1/StrS family aminotransferase, which produces MKWKIPLFDLDYNSSEVSAVTKVLKRRWLTMGEKVEEFESKFARFVKAKYAVALSSGTAALHLALKSLEVKAGDEVLVPSITFVASVNAVLYCGAKPVFVDSTSLEDFNISVKDIEKKVKSKTRGIIVVHYGGFLADMDKISKLARKYGLFMIEDSAHSIGTKSGSKMAGTLGETGCFSFFSNKNLATGEGGMIVTDNQRLAQKVRLLRSHGMTSPTWERFKAVAFDYDIVDLGYNYRMTEIGAALGVEQLKKLISNNQKRRILSQIYIKNLSGIEEISIPFQNYPRDSSHHLFSILLNKKTGRKSFMQKLKQKGIQTSIHYLPVHKFSHYRKNYPQKPGSLPIGEEIGKREVSLPLHPRMSKEDVLYVCQQIKKLIKLL
- a CDS encoding sugar phosphate nucleotidyltransferase — translated: MSKSKSIEKVIILAGGEGRRLNPYTIVLPKPLMPVGNFPILEIIIKQLKKCQLKDITLAVGYLGNLIQSFFGDGRKFGVKITYSREEKPLGTMGPLTLIPGLKKTFLVMNGDLLTTINYKKLITYHLSRKPIATIAVQKREIETDYGVLEYNKRLELTRYDEKPKLPYQVSMGIYIFEPEIMDFIPHNRRFDFPELMNFLLKKGEKVLVYPSSDFWLDIGRHEDYRRALEEFEKIKAKIL